One window of the Pseudofrankia sp. DC12 genome contains the following:
- a CDS encoding 2-oxoacid:acceptor oxidoreductase family protein: MRADGYVLVNSSREADELGLGHLAVRHGLPAVRMLTVPASEIAQRTLGQPLPNTALLGAFAALTRVVSLAGVETAILESLPGQLARGNVEAARATHAFVCHSLNRQQDLAHR, translated from the coding sequence ATGCGGGCGGACGGGTATGTCCTCGTCAACTCTTCCCGCGAGGCCGACGAACTGGGGCTGGGACACCTCGCCGTGCGGCACGGCCTACCGGCGGTGCGTATGCTGACGGTCCCCGCCAGTGAAATCGCCCAACGAACCCTTGGGCAGCCGCTGCCGAACACGGCTCTACTCGGCGCGTTCGCGGCGCTGACCCGAGTCGTCTCCCTCGCCGGCGTTGAGACCGCGATTCTGGAGTCGTTGCCGGGCCAGCTCGCCCGAGGCAACGTCGAGGCCGCCCGTGCGACGCACGCCTTCGTCTGCCATAGCCTCAACCGCCAGCAGGACCTCGCGCATCGGTAG
- a CDS encoding cytochrome ubiquinol oxidase subunit I, with protein MSGETIARWQFGITTVYHFLFVPLTIGLSLTVASMQTAWVRTLNPDWLRLTRFWGKLMLINFAMGVVTGIVQEFQFGMNWSDYSRFVGDVFGAPLAMEALVAFFLESTFLGLWIFGWDRLSRRVHLATIWLASAGTVISAYFILAANSWMQHPVGYRIDPRTGRAQLTSIWKVLTNTTQLVTFPHVLAGSLVTAGAVLMALSAWHLRRGHQIDLHRRAAKLGVGITIAASLATMGFGHLQAQVMTRQQPMKMASAEALWTTETNAPFSLFAYGDVNRGRNKVDIRIPGLLSFLATNSPSGQVRGVQDVAAAEQEKYGPGDYTPVMGVTYWTFRLMMGFGGLSLLFALAFGSWLRRTGRTPLDEPVTDPAALMTEPTGAQPPRTPSDEPVAIPPARAGSRVSGLFLLAVVWGAALPYLANSAGWIFTEMGRQPWLVFGVLRTADGVSPGVSTAAVLVTLIGFTLLYGVLAVIALRLFLRHGREDIPELPGRGGPASGGGGAGPGGADDDLDRLPALAY; from the coding sequence ATGAGCGGCGAGACGATCGCGCGCTGGCAGTTCGGTATCACGACCGTCTACCACTTTCTGTTCGTGCCGTTGACCATCGGCCTGTCGCTGACCGTCGCGTCGATGCAGACGGCGTGGGTACGGACGCTGAATCCGGACTGGCTGCGGCTGACCCGGTTCTGGGGAAAGCTGATGCTCATCAACTTCGCGATGGGCGTCGTCACGGGCATCGTGCAGGAGTTCCAGTTCGGGATGAACTGGTCTGACTACTCGCGGTTCGTCGGGGACGTCTTCGGGGCGCCGCTCGCGATGGAGGCGCTGGTCGCCTTCTTCCTCGAGTCGACGTTCCTCGGTCTCTGGATCTTCGGCTGGGACCGGCTATCACGCCGAGTGCATCTCGCGACGATCTGGCTGGCATCGGCCGGCACGGTGATCAGCGCCTACTTCATCCTCGCGGCGAACTCGTGGATGCAGCACCCCGTCGGCTACCGGATCGACCCGAGAACCGGGCGCGCGCAGCTGACCTCCATCTGGAAGGTGCTGACGAACACCACTCAGCTGGTCACCTTCCCGCACGTCCTGGCGGGGTCGCTGGTCACCGCGGGCGCGGTGCTGATGGCCCTGTCTGCCTGGCATCTGCGTCGCGGCCACCAGATCGACCTGCACCGCAGGGCCGCGAAGCTCGGCGTCGGCATCACCATCGCCGCGTCGCTGGCCACCATGGGCTTCGGTCACCTGCAGGCGCAGGTGATGACCAGGCAACAGCCGATGAAGATGGCTTCCGCCGAGGCCCTCTGGACGACCGAGACCAACGCGCCGTTCTCCCTGTTCGCCTACGGCGACGTGAACCGGGGCCGCAACAAGGTCGACATCAGGATTCCGGGCCTCCTGTCGTTCCTGGCGACCAACTCGCCGAGCGGGCAGGTGCGCGGCGTCCAGGACGTCGCCGCCGCCGAGCAGGAGAAGTACGGCCCTGGCGACTACACGCCGGTCATGGGCGTCACCTACTGGACCTTCAGGCTGATGATGGGCTTCGGCGGGCTGTCGTTGCTGTTCGCACTGGCGTTCGGCTCCTGGCTGCGCCGCACGGGCAGGACCCCGCTCGACGAGCCGGTCACAGACCCGGCCGCGCTCATGACGGAGCCGACCGGGGCCCAGCCCCCGCGCACACCGAGCGACGAGCCCGTCGCCATACCGCCAGCCAGGGCAGGCTCCCGTGTGTCAGGCCTGTTCCTGCTCGCGGTCGTGTGGGGCGCGGCCCTGCCCTACCTCGCGAACTCGGCTGGCTGGATCTTCACCGAGATGGGCCGGCAGCCCTGGCTGGTGTTCGGGGTCCTGCGCACGGCGGACGGTGTCTCGCCCGGTGTGTCGACCGCCGCCGTGCTCGTGACACTCATCGGTTTCACCCTCTTGTACGGAGTACTGGCGGTCATCGCGCTGCGGCTCTTCCTACGTCACGGCCGCGAGGACATCCCCGAGCTGCCGGGGCGCGGCGGACCAGCCTCTGGCGGCGGCGGTGCCGGTCCCGGCGGCGCGGACGACGACCTTGACCGGCTCCCCGCTCTGGCGTACTGA